The genomic window tctagtcatactaACTAAGAATGAACACATCCATATTACTCCTAGTTGTTCCTCCGACCTGCAATGCGAGGTGGGATATAGCGCCTTCTGACATTGATGGATCTCTCTTGGCGCAACTGTTCCTGCATTTCCTCGATAACGACATGGAGGTGacagatgtattcttgaatgtgtggttctatctGCACGTCAATCTAGTACTGGAACCCACAATCATCTGTCTGGAAAAAGTGGTACATGAGGTAAGTAAATGGTGTTGACAAAATATGAAAGAAAGTGCGTATTATTTGTTCGTACTCTGAAATGTAGACAACGGAAGAATCGACAGCCTGCGTCAccaaaatgctcataaacttggactacagAATCATCTCCATGTCGACATGGCGGCCAAAACAAGCAAGGAAGAGTATTGTGGTTTCCAtagaaatctctaccatagacgtCTGTGGGagtgtggaggtggtggatcaaTTGGGCCATCGAGAGGATGATGATACGCCATTGTCTTGATGTAATTCGAGGTCACGAGATGTGTGAGTAGAGAAGCAATTGGGCTTTGTTTATATATGAGAAGTCCTGGTGGTAGTAGATAGATTTGACAGCACTGAAAAGCCTATTGCCATGGCTGCATCGAcctattaggggtagcactgaaaagtctTTTCGCTagactgcactgcactgcagcATTGAATAATAGACATGTTTTTCCCTATCATTGCAGTAACGCACGCTAAGGATCTTACCAGAGTATCCAATGCCCCTTCATCAATATAACACACTGCAATATTAACTAATGCACATCGTGAATCATgttttagacacgaagtgactacATGAAAgagcatcaatgccataactttttcagcttttacaaGGAATCTTATGCTCGAGCCCGtagccaagcccatgcacttagtccatgcaccagcccgtagccaccataaataacctcactCTCATCCATGAAAACACCACTCCTCCCTCAGCTCTCTCACTTGCAATGtattcctcagctccaccaatcccacccaagaaacattaggggattttcattTCTCAGGAGGTCGAACTGGATGTGCTTCTatggcgacccttgtaggcttcgtgagtctCATGACATATCCTGCACCTATAGCCTATGCTTCTTTATGTGTGCTAACTACTAGTACGACCCACTTTGATATGGACTATATAAGTATCCACtggtatagcgatatagattACTCATATGACATTTTTCAAATGATTTCATGCATTGTCTTACTATTCTGCCCTCtcgtttcatttgtccagtcttcTCCACCTACTTGTGACTTCATAGAATTGttggatatggagcaaaatgagcaccagaaacAGTGGGTCAGCATGGAGATGTGGTGGAGGGAAGCTTACAAACGCTGCGAGTGCGAGCAACATTGGGAGGAACGATAGATGAAGCGGCAAGAGGAGCGCATCAGGACGACAGCAAAAGAGTGCGCCGCAGCTGAAGCACGCGaaacagagagggaaaggaagcggaaGAGGGCTCGTCGCGCTAAGGGGCAGGACTCCGATGCCCTGacaaagggcaaatatcctaggtgtactcagtagagagcatctattataacCTGGCATATTTTcatccctaaggcatgttaggattagtagcgacacgctattaggttagtctttagatgTACCGTATATAACAACATTTGTTATTGTCTCTTTATGGTTATTAACGTATGTAACTTTCATACCGGGTTCTATGATAATTGTgattcacaactactattattcgcaaaattaaattttgtatcctcccaacattacttcactaaaaaattactcacacaaatttagatcaactaaataaataaatatcgacaAAATCATATCGAatcaaaattaggaaaaaaattaaCCACTTCAAGATGTCGTTAGCCTCAGCATCATTACAAAACATCCGCATGCCTTATTGCTTCAACCTCCGTGTAGCCGTAATTGCTATTTTGGAACGAGTGTGAGTTCTTCTATAGGATGTACACTGAGTTCTAGTTATGCCTCAttaatattttctaaatttttattaaaaaccaaataaaaacaaacGTAACATATCGGCATGTGGAATACCGACAGACCTAACGGTATTTTAATTACTGACAGACCTCTTGGTATTCTACGTGCCGACAGGTCTGTCGGCTGTCAACTGGACTAACACCCATATCGGTATCTACCCTGAGGCCTATTGACAAGCGAAATACCGATAAGTCTTTTCTCCGTATTCTACGTGCCGATAGGCCCTGGGCCTAGTGCCACGTAGTGTATCGACATGCAAAATATCGATAGATCCTTTGTCAGTACTTTACAGTCTTGTAACTTGTTTTTCAAGCTATTGTTTTTctagctattatttttaataatattattaaaaaaaccaCCCATTGTGGCTGCATGCCGCGAGTTCTCTGAAATACAGCCCAAATTTTCTGAAGTTTCGTTTGCATGTATATTTACATTCACATAGGGCCTACTTGTCATACTCATAAGTGGTGTCAGCTTAGTATTTTACCGGACGGCCAGACAATACTTATACTACTCTTGTTGACTCCCCTGCTGAAGAAGCTAGTTCACTCAATCACTCCGGTTGTAGGACTAGCTTCCACGTCAGCAATCATTGCCGTAGAAGTAGACCAAGTCAAACCCGTCAGTGGAATTAGGCAGCAGCACCTCCTGCACTGACCAAGTCAAACCTCTGAGCcttctgctgctgctcagtCCTCACCCCTTCCTGCCGTTGACCGTtgctggctcctcctcctccggcatCCGCTGTTGGCCGACCGGCAGACGGCCGTCCTGCCCCTCACCGGCGCCCTCCCGGAACCTCGCGTAGACGTCGCCCTTGTAGAAGCTCCACGTCCTCCACACCAGCACCAGCGACACGAGCGCGCCGAACACGGTGGCCGCCGTGATGATCAGGAACGACCGCTTGAAGCAGTCCACCCCGAGGCACACCCGATCGCGCCCGCCGCCCTGCTGGACGGCCTCGGCGTCGTAGAGCCTCCCGGCGACGCGCACGTTCAAGATGTAGGAGCCGATGGGGCTGGCCATGCCGCCGAAGTTGTAGAGCGTGGAGTAGTACTTGAGCCCGAACACCTCGGAGATGATGGCGAAGACCAGCGGCCACTGCGCGCCGAAGCAGAACCCGATCACGATGGAGGCGGCGTAGAGCGACTGCGGCACGCCGAGCGCGATGAGGACGTGGCCTGCGCAGGCGAGGAAGAGCACGCCGGTGAGCAGCAGCGGGCGCGGGAACCTGTACCGGACCAGGATCGCCTCGGAGGCGTAGCCGGCGGTGACGCGCCCGGCGTAGTTCCAGATGCTGATGAGCGAGACGAAGGTGTTGATGCTCTTGGACGGGTAACCCAGCGACTGGCCGATTTGGCCCATGTTGTCGATCGCCGTCAGCGTCCCACCCACGCCGCAGATGGTCGCCACGAACAGCACCAGCATGTCCACGCTCACCAGGGTCTGCAGGATCGTGTAGTCCTCCCCCCTCGCTGGCGGCCGGAACATGGTCTTGACGcacccgccgaacgaacccATGCAAGACGAGGAAGACGAAGAGTTCGCCGTGGGAGGCGCcaccggctgctgctgctgctctgttTTCTTGGTGTTCGTTGACATTTCGACGTGAGCTGCGCCGTCAACGACGGTGACGGTCGGAGGCGGGTCGCTGGCGCGGAGGGCGGCGTCGAGCTCGCGCTCGCGGTGGATCTTGTACTCCTGCTTGATGACAACGCCGatggggaggaagaggaggatgagcagCGGCGTGGCGGCGATGCGGTAGGCGTCGCGCGAAAACGTGACCTGCTTCTGCACGACGATCATGACGAGCAGGAAGCACGCGAGCGCGATGGAGAGGTAGAGGAAGCAGAAGAACGGGTCGGCGCTGGTCTCCTGCCCGCCGCGGCGCCGCGGGTACGGCATGTACCGTATGGTGTGCACGAACAAGACCGACaccgccgccggcagccacgCGATGAGCAGGATGAGTGATTCGGCGTCGTCGCCGCCGTAGAAAGCCAGATAGAGCTGCGTGTACACGGCGCCACTGAGCCCGACGAATCCCTTCAGTATCCCGAGCACCACGCCGCGGCTCTCCGGGAAGTTCTTGACGCAGGTGACGAGGGCGCCCGTGTTGGCGAACGACTGCGAGTTTGCGCCGACGAAGATGTAGAGGCAGACGAGCCATACCGGCGGCCTCGCCGTGCGGCCGGACACGGCGAGGTAAACCATGAGATAGCCCATCAAGTTCATGGAGGCGCCCATGGCGAGCACGACCCAGGGGGGCGTGACCTCGTTGATGAGCCCGGAGAAGACGCCGAGGTTGGCGCCGAGGTCCTTGAAGAAGGAGACTGTGTTGAGCGTGTGCTGGTCGTAGCCCAGCGACGACTTGAGCGCGCCAGAGTAACTCCCGA from Phragmites australis chromosome 14, lpPhrAust1.1, whole genome shotgun sequence includes these protein-coding regions:
- the LOC133891392 gene encoding protein NUCLEAR FUSION DEFECTIVE 4-like yields the protein MVFDAGAGSAGGSPAALNQNPLRVILTRRFARQVLLGRWFTVFASLLIMAGSGATYIFGSYSGALKSSLGYDQHTLNTVSFFKDLGANLGVFSGLINEVTPPWVVLAMGASMNLMGYLMVYLAVSGRTARPPVWLVCLYIFVGANSQSFANTGALVTCVKNFPESRGVVLGILKGFVGLSGAVYTQLYLAFYGGDDAESLILLIAWLPAAVSVLFVHTIRYMPYPRRRGGQETSADPFFCFLYLSIALACFLLVMIVVQKQVTFSRDAYRIAATPLLILLFLPIGVVIKQEYKIHRERELDAALRASDPPPTVTVVDGAAHVEMSTNTKKTEQQQQPVAPPTANSSSSSSCMGSFGGCVKTMFRPPARGEDYTILQTLVSVDMLVLFVATICGVGGTLTAIDNMGQIGQSLGYPSKSINTFVSLISIWNYAGRVTAGYASEAILVRYRFPRPLLLTGVLFLACAGHVLIALGVPQSLYAASIVIGFCFGAQWPLVFAIISEVFGLKYYSTLYNFGGMASPIGSYILNVRVAGRLYDAEAVQQGGGRDRVCLGVDCFKRSFLIITAATVFGALVSLVLVWRTWSFYKGDVYARFREGAGEGQDGRLPVGQQRMPEEEEPATVNGRKG